A single genomic interval of Terriglobus albidus harbors:
- the nusB gene encoding transcription antitermination factor NusB: protein MAAGTRRKGREMAMQMLYQSDLGKQTPEQVRKVFWSSREEKEVDEEARGFAEDLFRVATERQDEIDKLIEGHSARWKLERMAVVDRNLLRMATGELLAFRATPAPIIINEALEIGRKYSAPESINFLNGVLDAIAKEVLEKRLQ, encoded by the coding sequence ATGGCAGCAGGAACACGTCGTAAAGGCCGCGAGATGGCGATGCAGATGCTTTACCAGAGCGACCTGGGAAAGCAGACGCCGGAACAGGTCCGCAAGGTCTTCTGGAGCTCACGGGAAGAGAAGGAAGTCGATGAGGAGGCCCGCGGATTCGCCGAAGATCTCTTTCGCGTTGCCACGGAACGGCAGGACGAGATCGACAAGCTGATCGAGGGTCATTCAGCGCGCTGGAAGCTGGAACGCATGGCCGTCGTCGACCGTAATCTCCTGCGGATGGCTACCGGCGAGCTGTTAGCCTTTCGCGCAACGCCCGCGCCGATCATCATCAACGAGGCACTCGAGATCGGACGCAAGTACTCGGCCCCGGAGAGCATCAACTTCCTGAACGGAGTGCTGGACGCAATCGCAAAAGAGGTTCTGGAGAAACGGCTGCAGTAA
- the ribH gene encoding 6,7-dimethyl-8-ribityllumazine synthase, translated as MIKGLTLVRSVPSAKDFERLTSLFEALGFEPGKGWELDGGKGAPFRAPLGNIEFVTGREPKVPPLLVEVTQLDGVYEAVKAWAAANEAPAPTEIALQPWKSRLFTAEPVGGMTIGFWEWDDPVKGKPVAIEGDLIATGMKFAIVVARWNAVITDRLLQGSLDGLLRSGVSRGDIEIVRVPGCWEIPSAARTLAEQKRFDGIITLGLLLRGETAHYEAIYNEVARGIGQSQQETGIPHAFGVLTCETLEQALDRAGVKAGNKGFEAAIAAIEMASIRKKVGA; from the coding sequence ATGATCAAGGGTTTGACGCTGGTGCGGAGCGTGCCTTCCGCCAAGGATTTTGAGCGGTTGACGAGCCTGTTTGAGGCGCTTGGATTCGAGCCCGGCAAAGGCTGGGAGCTGGACGGAGGCAAGGGTGCTCCGTTCCGTGCGCCGCTGGGGAATATCGAGTTTGTGACCGGTAGGGAGCCCAAAGTGCCGCCACTGCTGGTTGAAGTAACCCAGCTTGATGGCGTCTACGAGGCCGTGAAGGCCTGGGCCGCGGCAAATGAAGCGCCCGCGCCGACTGAGATTGCTCTGCAGCCCTGGAAGTCGCGCCTGTTCACCGCAGAACCGGTCGGCGGTATGACGATCGGTTTCTGGGAGTGGGACGACCCGGTGAAGGGCAAGCCGGTTGCGATTGAAGGCGATCTGATTGCCACCGGGATGAAGTTCGCCATCGTGGTCGCTCGCTGGAATGCGGTCATTACCGATCGCCTGCTGCAGGGCTCCCTCGATGGGCTGCTGCGCAGCGGCGTTAGCCGCGGCGATATCGAGATCGTTCGCGTGCCGGGCTGCTGGGAGATTCCCTCGGCGGCACGTACGCTCGCGGAGCAGAAGCGTTTTGACGGCATCATTACGCTGGGGCTGCTGCTGCGCGGCGAGACCGCGCACTACGAGGCTATCTACAACGAGGTGGCGCGTGGAATCGGCCAGAGCCAGCAGGAGACCGGGATTCCGCACGCTTTCGGCGTGCTGACCTGCGAGACTCTGGAGCAGGCGCTGGACCGTGCCGGCGTCAAGGCGGGCAATAAGGGATTTGAAGCAGCGATTGCTGCCATTGAAATGGCGTCGATCCGTAAGAAGGTGGGTGCCTGA
- a CDS encoding VOC family protein, which produces MTNRSAPPSSVIPVLRYPDIVAVAAWLKTAFGFRERLRIGGNHRIQMHASGGHLVLHQADIEPSRSVSIMIRTDRIDELFETAVSHGAVALQAPQTHMFGERQCTLQDPFGQVWNFTQTVEDVDPASWGGEAIEL; this is translated from the coding sequence ATGACCAATCGATCTGCTCCGCCCTCTTCGGTGATTCCAGTCCTTCGTTACCCGGACATCGTGGCAGTAGCAGCTTGGCTGAAAACGGCGTTTGGATTTCGCGAACGTCTGCGCATCGGAGGGAACCATCGCATCCAGATGCATGCATCAGGTGGTCATCTCGTCCTGCATCAAGCGGACATCGAGCCTTCGAGAAGCGTCTCCATCATGATCCGAACCGACCGGATCGATGAACTCTTTGAAACTGCCGTCTCGCACGGAGCTGTTGCACTACAAGCTCCTCAGACCCACATGTTCGGCGAACGCCAATGCACCTTGCAGGATCCCTTCGGCCAGGTCTGGAACTTTACCCAGACGGTTGAAGATGTCGATCCGGCAAGTTGGGGTGGTGAGGCAATCGAGCTCTAA
- the mctP gene encoding monocarboxylate uptake permease MctP: protein MPATIHTTALAVFCAFFVLVTLAGFWAARWRRPDGGIHSLEEWGLAGRSFGTWITWFLIGGDLYTAYTVIAVPSALYGGGAMAFFAVPYAIIAYPYMMMVLPRLWAVSHRHGYVTFADFVSGRFGNRALTIAIGVTGILALMPYIALQLVGMQAVIAAMGVHGEWPLVAAFIILAAYTYSSGLRAPAVIAIVKDIMLYVMVFTAIIVLPLKLGGYGHIFSTAAAALATHKPAGSLLLKPPQYLAYSSLAIGSAIALMLYPHTATGVLSAKSANVVRRNAALLPAYSFLLGLIALLGYVALTAGIAPKTAAGTLDSSAVVPTLFISMFPGWFSGFCLAAIGIGALVPAAIMSIAAANLFTRNLLAEVIGRHLTPAQESNTAKIVSLVIKFGALIFVLLASSSYAIEMQLLGGIWIGQIFPAVVLGCFTRKLHPWALFSGWGAGMITGTWMAWSLQLKSSAYPLHLFGQTYTIYAAIPALLVNLALALALTPLFNTLGLCKGTDQTQPEDYIA, encoded by the coding sequence ATGCCTGCGACTATTCATACGACCGCCCTGGCCGTCTTCTGCGCCTTCTTCGTCCTTGTTACGCTCGCTGGATTTTGGGCTGCCCGTTGGCGGCGTCCGGATGGCGGCATTCATTCGCTGGAAGAGTGGGGCCTGGCCGGCCGCAGCTTCGGCACATGGATCACCTGGTTCCTCATCGGTGGCGATCTCTATACCGCCTATACCGTCATCGCCGTTCCTTCGGCGCTCTACGGTGGTGGCGCCATGGCCTTCTTCGCCGTGCCTTACGCCATCATCGCCTATCCGTACATGATGATGGTCTTGCCCAGGTTGTGGGCCGTCAGCCATCGCCATGGCTATGTCACCTTCGCAGACTTCGTCAGCGGGCGCTTTGGAAACCGCGCGTTGACGATTGCCATTGGCGTTACCGGCATTCTGGCGCTGATGCCATACATCGCGCTGCAGCTCGTCGGCATGCAGGCGGTGATCGCCGCGATGGGCGTACATGGCGAATGGCCACTGGTAGCGGCGTTCATCATCCTGGCCGCCTACACTTACTCCTCGGGCCTGCGTGCGCCTGCTGTCATCGCCATTGTGAAAGACATCATGCTGTATGTGATGGTCTTTACCGCCATTATTGTTCTTCCGCTCAAGCTCGGCGGTTATGGACACATCTTCTCCACAGCCGCGGCTGCACTTGCAACCCATAAACCGGCAGGCTCTCTGCTGTTGAAGCCGCCGCAATACCTTGCCTACTCTTCGCTGGCAATCGGATCGGCCATTGCGCTGATGCTTTACCCACACACTGCCACTGGTGTGCTTTCAGCGAAGAGCGCCAACGTCGTGCGCCGTAATGCCGCGCTGCTGCCGGCATACAGCTTCCTTCTCGGGCTGATCGCGCTGCTTGGCTATGTCGCGCTGACCGCGGGCATTGCACCGAAGACCGCCGCCGGCACGCTGGATAGCAGCGCCGTTGTCCCGACGCTCTTTATTTCGATGTTTCCTGGCTGGTTCTCAGGCTTCTGCCTCGCTGCCATCGGCATCGGCGCCCTCGTACCTGCAGCTATCATGTCGATCGCTGCCGCCAATCTCTTTACCCGTAATCTGCTGGCGGAGGTCATTGGCCGTCATCTGACTCCTGCCCAGGAGTCCAATACTGCCAAGATCGTCTCTCTGGTCATCAAGTTCGGAGCGCTGATCTTTGTGCTTCTGGCTTCCTCTTCGTACGCGATCGAGATGCAGTTGCTTGGCGGTATCTGGATCGGACAGATCTTCCCTGCCGTGGTGCTCGGCTGCTTCACCCGCAAGCTGCATCCATGGGCTCTCTTCTCGGGCTGGGGCGCTGGCATGATTACCGGCACATGGATGGCATGGTCTCTGCAGCTCAAGAGCTCTGCGTATCCTTTGCACCTCTTTGGACAGACGTATACGATCTACGCCGCAATTCCGGCGCTGCTGGTGAACCTTGCTCTTGCCCTGGCCCTTACTCCGCTGTTCAACACGCTGGGGTTATGCAAGGGTACCGATCAGACGCAGCCGGAAGACTACATCGCGTAG
- a CDS encoding NAD(P)-dependent oxidoreductase, which produces MVRVGVQADLPEELLEFFPRNGIELVRLPKDLREAVEVEFWVLPFNRVEAEGQMPFVQGVKVMQSAMAGVDWVLPWRRDGIILCDGRGIHDVSTSEWVMTAILASMKWLPVYAKAQEERKWVGDWKLRNPFVTEQTHTRGRYRVLSEELWGRTVLIVGYGSIGAATEEKLKVFGVKNVLRVARSARKEPVEVHAIGDLDALLPQADVVVLLLPLTAETQGMFGRERLERLREGALLVNAARGPIVVTEDLTAVLAEGKIRAALDVTDPEPLPEGHPLWSAPNCLITPHIAGLTPNFMERAFGFIGKQMERYLNREPLENIVGDAGY; this is translated from the coding sequence ATGGTGCGTGTCGGGGTGCAGGCGGATCTTCCGGAGGAGTTGCTTGAGTTCTTTCCGCGGAATGGTATCGAGCTGGTAAGGCTTCCGAAGGACCTACGGGAGGCGGTCGAGGTCGAATTCTGGGTACTCCCCTTCAATCGCGTCGAAGCCGAGGGCCAGATGCCGTTTGTGCAGGGCGTGAAGGTGATGCAGTCCGCCATGGCCGGAGTCGATTGGGTCCTGCCCTGGAGGCGCGATGGCATAATCTTGTGCGATGGACGCGGCATCCATGATGTTTCGACCAGCGAGTGGGTGATGACGGCCATTCTGGCCTCAATGAAGTGGCTACCGGTGTACGCCAAGGCTCAGGAAGAGAGGAAGTGGGTCGGCGATTGGAAGCTGCGGAACCCCTTCGTAACTGAGCAGACCCATACACGCGGACGCTATCGCGTGCTCAGCGAAGAACTTTGGGGCCGGACAGTATTGATCGTCGGCTATGGATCGATCGGAGCTGCAACCGAAGAAAAGTTGAAGGTATTTGGTGTGAAGAACGTGCTCCGTGTCGCTCGTTCAGCGCGGAAGGAGCCGGTCGAAGTCCACGCGATCGGTGATCTGGATGCTCTGCTGCCGCAGGCGGATGTGGTGGTCTTGCTGCTACCGCTCACTGCGGAGACTCAGGGGATGTTCGGACGGGAACGTTTGGAACGGTTACGAGAGGGGGCACTGCTGGTAAATGCCGCCCGCGGACCGATTGTGGTGACTGAAGACCTGACGGCCGTGCTGGCAGAAGGGAAGATCCGCGCCGCGCTGGATGTAACCGATCCCGAGCCTCTGCCCGAAGGGCACCCTCTATGGAGCGCTCCCAATTGCCTGATTACCCCGCATATCGCCGGCCTGACACCGAACTTCATGGAGCGTGCATTCGGCTTCATCGGCAAGCAGATGGAACGCTATCTCAACCGAGAACCCCTGGAAAACATAGTGGGCGACGCCGGGTACTAG
- the rpsT gene encoding 30S ribosomal protein S20, with protein MANHVSSLKRARQTERKTAVNRANKSKLRGSLRELRESLVAGDATAAAEQFKATVSVLDKSVQKGVLHKNTASRYKSRLAARLKNAATATPVAATAAKAKPAKKAAKKA; from the coding sequence ATGGCGAATCACGTCTCCTCTCTCAAGCGCGCACGTCAGACGGAGCGCAAGACTGCGGTCAACCGCGCTAACAAATCCAAGCTGCGTGGTTCGCTCCGCGAGCTTCGCGAGTCCCTCGTCGCCGGCGACGCGACTGCAGCAGCTGAGCAGTTCAAGGCCACCGTTTCGGTGCTCGACAAGTCCGTCCAGAAGGGTGTACTGCACAAGAACACCGCTTCCCGTTACAAGAGCCGTCTGGCTGCCCGCCTGAAGAATGCGGCCACCGCGACTCCCGTGGCTGCTACCGCCGCCAAGGCTAAGCCGGCGAAGAAGGCTGCCAAGAAGGCCTAA
- a CDS encoding DMT family transporter: MAPSRNRASGFLACAAAGTFWGMGFYFGKIALAEMAVGHMVFYRFLFATLAMLPVVLTRRPGLSRPEWGILLLGTFLGIPLQFLLQFKGLSLTTVSHAALMVGTMPVILAVGATLFAHERLDWVGWSSLAVSTTGAALIATGGRHSHAAGDPTLAGDMLVVLSLLIALFWVLCNKRLMGSHSALVVTAYSLLSGMLMLCLIVPAMYGLPPVHGVSLKAWLALAASGLLCTAASTFLWNYGIAHVPASQAGVFLNMEPLMGSILGVTLLRETLGPTGITGGMLILIAAITLTTKSRARVKEPDCIPT, encoded by the coding sequence ATGGCCCCTTCACGCAACCGAGCATCAGGATTTCTGGCCTGCGCCGCCGCAGGCACCTTCTGGGGCATGGGTTTTTACTTTGGCAAGATCGCCCTGGCCGAGATGGCAGTAGGGCACATGGTCTTCTACCGCTTCCTGTTCGCCACCCTGGCCATGCTTCCCGTCGTGCTGACACGGCGGCCGGGACTCTCGCGCCCCGAATGGGGCATATTGCTTCTCGGCACCTTTCTCGGGATTCCTCTGCAATTCCTCCTGCAGTTCAAGGGACTCTCTCTCACGACCGTTTCCCATGCCGCGCTGATGGTGGGCACGATGCCGGTCATTCTGGCCGTTGGGGCTACTCTCTTTGCGCACGAGCGTCTTGACTGGGTCGGCTGGTCTTCCCTGGCCGTCTCCACCACAGGTGCGGCACTCATCGCTACTGGAGGACGCCACAGCCACGCTGCAGGCGATCCCACACTTGCCGGCGACATGCTGGTGGTTCTATCACTGCTGATCGCTCTTTTCTGGGTTCTGTGTAACAAACGACTCATGGGAAGTCATTCCGCACTGGTGGTCACCGCCTACAGCCTGTTGAGCGGCATGCTGATGCTCTGCCTGATTGTGCCCGCCATGTATGGGTTGCCTCCGGTGCATGGCGTCTCTTTGAAAGCCTGGCTCGCTCTCGCCGCCAGCGGCCTTTTGTGTACGGCTGCCTCCACCTTTCTGTGGAACTATGGCATCGCCCATGTTCCTGCATCACAAGCCGGCGTCTTTCTCAACATGGAGCCGCTCATGGGCTCCATCCTCGGCGTTACTCTTTTGAGAGAGACACTAGGACCTACCGGCATCACAGGCGGCATGCTGATCCTCATCGCCGCCATCACCCTTACCACCAAGTCCAGGGCTCGCGTCAAAGAGCCGGACTGCATCCCCACCTAG
- a CDS encoding HAD-IIB family hydrolase, with amino-acid sequence MQQSPRLIAIDIDGTLLPPEGKVTQRTIDALLRAQEAGIHIAIATGRRHCYALRVLREIGLAPHNTLISSNGAVLRNFNHELLHRSTLARDTSIWLAQHLADFRNTLVLTFDLVGPDGEDARGALVVEHLDHLHQSISRWMVANEPYISHVNPIEDALTGDSPIQAMLCGTIDHMQQAEAHLLAHEHVYSANHDAHERLHTARVAIHRTEYPERDLCIVDILPAGCSKGIALERLARSLNLPMGQTLAVGDNWNDLSMLQTAGSAALMSNAPPELLALARRHGWRILPSHAEDGVAHLLEDLLGTAK; translated from the coding sequence TTGCAGCAATCACCACGCCTCATCGCCATCGATATTGACGGCACCCTGCTCCCCCCGGAGGGCAAAGTCACGCAACGCACCATCGATGCGTTGCTGCGTGCCCAGGAAGCCGGCATTCATATCGCCATTGCCACCGGCCGGCGGCACTGCTACGCGCTGCGCGTGCTGCGTGAGATCGGCCTGGCGCCCCACAATACCCTTATCTCTTCGAACGGAGCCGTGCTGCGCAATTTCAACCACGAGTTGCTGCATCGCTCCACGCTTGCCCGTGATACGTCCATCTGGCTCGCACAGCATCTCGCCGACTTCCGCAACACGCTGGTTCTCACCTTCGACCTTGTCGGCCCCGACGGCGAAGATGCCCGCGGCGCCCTCGTAGTTGAGCACCTCGATCACCTGCACCAGTCCATCAGTCGCTGGATGGTCGCCAACGAACCTTATATCTCCCACGTCAACCCAATCGAAGATGCTCTCACCGGCGATTCGCCAATTCAGGCAATGCTCTGCGGCACTATCGATCACATGCAGCAAGCGGAAGCTCACCTGCTCGCGCATGAGCATGTTTACTCCGCCAATCACGATGCCCACGAACGGCTGCACACGGCTCGTGTCGCCATCCATCGTACGGAGTATCCCGAGCGTGATCTCTGTATCGTCGACATTCTTCCCGCAGGCTGCTCCAAAGGCATTGCTCTGGAGCGACTCGCCCGCAGCCTGAATCTTCCCATGGGGCAGACACTCGCTGTCGGAGATAACTGGAACGATCTTTCGATGCTGCAGACCGCCGGGAGCGCCGCTCTGATGTCCAACGCTCCACCGGAGCTACTCGCTCTTGCGCGCCGGCACGGATGGCGCATTCTGCCATCACATGCGGAGGACGGCGTCGCACATCTTCTGGAAGATCTGCTCGGTACGGCAAAATAG
- a CDS encoding HAD family hydrolase, with protein sequence MDTNALALPAGNFKAYLFDMDGTIADTMPLHFVSWTQAVEEAGGTFPEDLFYAWGGVPLIGVVENLNRHFGYKLDPAAVAHRKEDLYLSMLDQVTPVASVLEHVHAQYGKIPFAIVSGSPRDSIRRTLTTLNLLSYFPVIVGAEDYKQGKPNPEPFLTAAARLNVEPVDCLVFEDADAGIRAAEAAGMQWVHVPS encoded by the coding sequence ATGGACACGAATGCTCTCGCCCTCCCAGCCGGAAACTTCAAAGCCTACCTTTTTGACATGGACGGCACTATCGCCGATACCATGCCGCTGCATTTCGTCTCCTGGACGCAGGCCGTGGAAGAGGCCGGCGGCACTTTCCCGGAAGACCTTTTTTATGCCTGGGGCGGCGTTCCCCTCATCGGGGTGGTGGAGAATCTGAATCGGCATTTCGGCTATAAGCTCGACCCGGCCGCGGTTGCCCATCGCAAGGAAGACCTGTATCTCAGCATGCTGGACCAGGTCACTCCCGTAGCCTCGGTGCTCGAACATGTCCATGCGCAGTATGGCAAAATCCCGTTCGCCATCGTCTCAGGATCTCCGCGCGATTCCATTCGCCGTACGCTCACCACGCTTAATCTGCTGAGCTACTTCCCTGTCATCGTGGGTGCTGAAGACTACAAGCAAGGCAAACCCAATCCCGAACCCTTCCTGACCGCCGCCGCGCGGCTAAACGTCGAGCCGGTAGATTGCCTCGTCTTCGAGGACGCCGATGCCGGTATCCGTGCCGCCGAGGCTGCCGGAATGCAATGGGTCCACGTCCCGAGCTAG
- a CDS encoding TetR/AcrR family transcriptional regulator: MTTKTQKSEETRALILSTALALFREQGFEKTTMREIAAEAGVALGATYYYFASKDALVLAFYAQSQAELEPLLSEVLTRKHKNLQARLHALITTKLEYFRPNRSLLSALAAHTNPGHSLSPFSEDSRAIRERDVQTFQQALDVDKVKYPADLAPHLPAVLWIYQMGIILYWVYDPSPAQRRTFKLLDKSLPIVTRLIQISTLPLMKPLRKLTVELLETIYGPD, from the coding sequence ATGACCACCAAGACGCAGAAATCCGAAGAGACGCGGGCGCTGATCCTCTCCACGGCGCTCGCTCTCTTTCGCGAGCAAGGCTTTGAAAAAACCACCATGCGCGAGATCGCCGCTGAAGCCGGCGTCGCCCTGGGAGCAACGTATTACTACTTCGCCTCCAAAGATGCGCTTGTTCTTGCCTTCTATGCTCAATCGCAGGCGGAGCTTGAGCCGCTGCTCTCCGAGGTGCTTACTCGCAAGCATAAAAACCTTCAGGCACGCCTGCATGCTCTCATCACGACCAAGCTCGAATACTTCCGGCCGAACCGTTCTCTGCTCTCAGCCCTGGCGGCCCATACCAACCCCGGCCACTCGCTCTCTCCCTTCAGCGAAGACTCTCGGGCTATCCGGGAGCGCGATGTTCAAACCTTCCAACAGGCGCTCGATGTCGATAAGGTGAAATACCCGGCCGACCTGGCGCCCCACCTCCCGGCCGTGCTTTGGATCTACCAGATGGGCATCATCCTTTACTGGGTCTACGATCCGAGTCCCGCGCAGCGGCGCACTTTCAAACTCCTGGACAAGTCGTTGCCGATTGTCACGAGGCTCATTCAGATCTCTACGCTTCCGCTGATGAAGCCGCTCCGCAAACTCACGGTTGAGTTGCTTGAAACTATCTATGGCCCTGACTAG
- a CDS encoding DinB family protein: MAQDLAGTFLSFSERRMGLAVKNIHDCIARLTDDQLWQRGGDHENSVANLLLHLAGNIRQWIMHGVAGHPDIRQRDEEFSLTVRLPREAVLRIFDTTLEEARSIIATLPHDDLMTITDPQPGASWGAVTKLEAIYLVVGHLQQHTGQIILLTKQMTATDLDLTMPRRR; this comes from the coding sequence ATGGCACAGGATCTCGCTGGTACCTTCCTCTCTTTTTCAGAACGCCGCATGGGACTTGCGGTAAAGAACATTCACGACTGCATCGCCCGGCTCACTGACGATCAGCTTTGGCAGCGCGGCGGCGACCATGAAAACTCCGTTGCCAATCTCCTGCTGCACTTGGCCGGGAACATCCGCCAGTGGATTATGCATGGCGTCGCGGGACATCCTGACATTCGTCAGCGCGACGAAGAGTTTTCCCTTACGGTTCGTCTGCCGCGTGAGGCCGTACTGCGCATCTTCGACACAACACTGGAGGAAGCGCGCAGCATCATCGCCACTCTGCCGCACGATGATCTGATGACGATCACCGACCCGCAGCCGGGCGCCAGCTGGGGAGCCGTCACCAAGTTAGAAGCCATCTACCTGGTCGTCGGCCATCTGCAGCAGCACACCGGTCAGATCATTCTGCTTACCAAACAGATGACCGCCACGGATCTGGACCTTACGATGCCAAGAAGGCGCTAA
- a CDS encoding VWA domain-containing protein, whose protein sequence is MNMRDLIRLAVAAFLGIVLSAGTVVAQQQPTTPAPTGDDSGPVQQNDGIVLKKKQPKDDKAPPPPAPAEEKIKNPKGLDLPVIRVNVPVVTVDVSVLLDKNRQFVPGLKVGNFRVTEDGVPQPVSDLRTMKAPITAVMLLEFAANNWYFIQDMQNTAAAFFRSLKEDDYIAVITYDLRTRILTDFTKDKMMTLQALQTLTIPGFSDTNLFDALYETLDRVSRIEGRKYIVLVGSGRDTFSKINLDTILKKIKATPNVTIFAIGTGQLVRTMAEPGMGGIQRLDYLQADNQMKTFASMTGGLSFFPQFQGALPDIFASINDSIRNQYVLSYKPSNPNQDGSYRKIKVTLVDNEGQPLKMIDEKGKQLKYSIIARDGYTARREVE, encoded by the coding sequence ATGAACATGCGAGATCTCATCCGTTTGGCAGTTGCTGCATTTCTGGGAATTGTTTTGTCTGCAGGTACAGTTGTGGCGCAACAGCAGCCGACGACGCCGGCGCCCACAGGAGATGACAGCGGCCCGGTGCAGCAGAATGACGGCATTGTGCTGAAAAAGAAGCAGCCGAAAGACGACAAGGCGCCTCCGCCCCCAGCTCCCGCCGAGGAGAAGATCAAGAATCCAAAGGGATTGGATCTTCCGGTCATCCGCGTCAATGTGCCGGTGGTGACCGTGGATGTAAGCGTACTGCTCGATAAGAACCGGCAGTTTGTCCCTGGGCTGAAGGTGGGCAACTTCCGTGTGACCGAGGACGGTGTACCGCAGCCGGTGAGCGATCTACGGACGATGAAGGCTCCGATCACGGCGGTGATGCTGCTGGAGTTCGCCGCGAACAACTGGTACTTCATCCAGGACATGCAGAATACGGCTGCGGCCTTCTTCCGCTCCTTGAAAGAGGATGACTATATTGCCGTCATCACCTACGACCTCCGCACCCGCATCCTGACTGACTTCACCAAAGACAAAATGATGACCCTGCAGGCGCTGCAGACCCTGACGATTCCGGGGTTCAGCGACACGAATCTATTTGACGCGCTGTATGAGACGCTGGACCGCGTGAGCCGTATCGAAGGCCGTAAGTACATCGTCCTGGTGGGCAGCGGACGCGATACCTTCTCCAAGATCAACCTCGACACCATTCTGAAGAAGATCAAGGCCACGCCGAATGTCACTATCTTCGCCATCGGCACCGGCCAGCTAGTGCGTACGATGGCTGAGCCCGGTATGGGCGGCATCCAGCGGCTGGACTACCTGCAGGCCGACAATCAGATGAAGACCTTTGCCTCGATGACAGGCGGCCTGTCGTTCTTCCCACAGTTCCAGGGAGCATTGCCGGATATCTTCGCGTCGATCAACGATTCCATCCGCAACCAGTACGTGTTGAGCTATAAGCCCTCTAACCCCAACCAGGACGGCAGCTATCGCAAGATCAAGGTGACTCTGGTCGATAACGAGGGCCAGCCACTGAAGATGATCGATGAAAAGGGTAAGCAGCTCAAGTACTCCATCATCGCGCGTGATGGTTATACAGCACGTAGAGAAGTTGAATAG
- a CDS encoding RNA polymerase sigma factor, translating to MTETNLNTLLSHRQQFLGFVRRRVQDQELAEDLLQGAYLRALKSEGTPQDEESVVAWFYRILRNAVIDQYRRKTTESKALSAWGKEMEAEVVPAPELRNEICACLSKVLDQLPANYAGLLKSVDLGERPLQQFAAEQGISAGNAAVRAHRARAALRKQLTRTCGACSEHGCIDCTCRSQNISV from the coding sequence ATGACTGAGACAAATCTGAATACGCTTTTGTCGCATAGGCAGCAATTCCTGGGGTTTGTGCGTCGCCGCGTCCAGGACCAGGAGCTTGCCGAGGACCTGCTTCAGGGCGCCTACCTGCGCGCCCTGAAGTCCGAAGGGACGCCGCAGGACGAAGAGTCTGTGGTGGCATGGTTTTACCGAATCCTTCGCAATGCCGTCATCGACCAGTACCGTCGTAAGACGACGGAGAGCAAGGCGCTTTCGGCCTGGGGGAAAGAGATGGAAGCCGAGGTGGTTCCAGCTCCCGAGCTTCGAAATGAAATCTGTGCGTGCCTTAGCAAAGTGCTGGATCAGCTCCCAGCGAATTACGCTGGTCTATTGAAATCCGTCGATCTTGGGGAGAGGCCATTGCAGCAGTTTGCGGCAGAACAGGGAATCTCGGCCGGAAATGCCGCCGTTAGGGCTCATCGGGCAAGGGCAGCGCTGCGGAAGCAGTTGACCAGGACTTGTGGCGCCTGCTCCGAGCATGGCTGCATCGATTGCACCTGCCGCTCGCAGAACATTTCCGTTTAA